In Deinococcus sp. Marseille-Q6407, a single window of DNA contains:
- a CDS encoding Nramp family divalent metal transporter codes for MSHNETQAKQLDQRLEDQSRAVLEGRSTRRGLARIVPFIGPAVIASIAYMDPGNFATNIQGGADFGYQLLWVILAANLMAMLIQSLSAKLGIATGKNLPQLIRDRWPRPLVWFYWIQAELVAMATDLAEFIGAAIAIQLLTGLPLFWGAVVTAIISFWILSLQRRGIRVMELVIGAFVLMIGLAYLVQFVLAHPALADIGRGLVPSFGGPQSVYLAVGMIGATVMPHVIYLHSALTQDRVEALNDSQKQRLARLNRIDVVLAMGLAGLINMAMLAIAAATFHGKGIENAGDLETAYHTLTPLLGSAASVAFALALLASGLSSTVVGTLAGQVIMQGFVNFSIPLWLRRTITMLPAFVVILAGMDPTQTLVLSQVILSFGVPFALVPLLVFTARRDIMGGLISSRPVNLLGWLIAAVLILLNGYLLWGVFAG; via the coding sequence ATGTCTCATAACGAAACTCAGGCTAAGCAGCTGGACCAGCGGTTAGAAGATCAGTCCCGGGCCGTCCTGGAAGGCCGGTCCACCCGCCGTGGGCTGGCGCGCATCGTACCTTTTATCGGCCCAGCTGTGATTGCTTCAATCGCCTATATGGACCCGGGCAACTTCGCCACCAATATTCAGGGCGGCGCCGATTTCGGCTATCAGCTGCTGTGGGTCATCCTGGCCGCCAACTTGATGGCGATGCTGATCCAGAGCCTCAGCGCCAAGCTAGGCATTGCCACCGGGAAAAACCTGCCGCAGCTGATCCGGGACCGCTGGCCCCGTCCACTGGTGTGGTTTTACTGGATTCAGGCTGAACTGGTCGCCATGGCCACCGACCTGGCCGAGTTCATCGGCGCCGCCATCGCTATTCAGCTGCTTACCGGCCTGCCGCTGTTCTGGGGCGCCGTCGTGACCGCCATTATTTCCTTCTGGATTCTCAGTTTGCAGCGGCGCGGCATCCGCGTCATGGAACTGGTGATCGGCGCCTTTGTGCTGATGATCGGCCTGGCTTATCTGGTGCAGTTCGTGCTGGCGCACCCGGCGCTGGCCGACATAGGGCGCGGGTTGGTGCCCTCATTCGGCGGGCCCCAGAGCGTGTATCTGGCGGTCGGAATGATCGGCGCCACCGTAATGCCGCACGTGATTTACCTGCACTCGGCGCTGACCCAGGACCGGGTCGAAGCACTGAACGACAGCCAGAAGCAGCGGCTGGCGCGGCTCAACCGGATAGACGTGGTGCTGGCGATGGGCCTGGCGGGCCTGATCAACATGGCGATGCTGGCGATCGCTGCCGCGACGTTTCACGGCAAGGGCATAGAAAATGCCGGCGACCTGGAAACGGCTTACCATACGCTGACTCCCCTGCTGGGCAGCGCAGCGTCGGTGGCGTTTGCCCTAGCTCTGCTGGCCAGTGGGCTGAGCAGCACCGTGGTCGGCACCCTGGCCGGGCAGGTCATCATGCAGGGCTTCGTGAATTTCAGCATTCCGCTGTGGCTGCGGCGCACCATCACCATGCTGCCGGCCTTTGTGGTGATTCTGGCCGGCATGGACCCCACCCAGACCCTGGTGCTCTCGCAGGTGATTCTCAGCTTTGGCGTGCCGTTCGCACTGGTGCCGCTGCTGGTCTTTACCGCACGGCGCGACATCATGGGCGGGCTGATCAGCAGCCGGCCGGTCAACCTGCTCGGCTGGCTGATTGCTGCCGTGTTGATTCTCCTGAACGGCTATCTGCTGTGGGGCGTGTTTGCCGGTTGA
- a CDS encoding aromatic amino acid transaminase translates to MLEQLSPQPADKILALTAAFRADPRENKIDLGVGVYRNAQGLTPIKRAVKAAERRILDTQDTKVYTELTGDPAFRRELTGLILGAELAQELEPQLASSASVGGTGAVRLALELARAANPQLTVHYSDPTWPNHITILEALEIPHRSYRYFDAASSEVDLTGMLEDLAQVKAGDVVLLHGCCHNPTGANPTPQQWQQIAGVLAQTGALPLVDLAYQGFGDGLEADAFATRLLARELPEVLIAASCSKNFAIYRERTGLLIAKSRAEGRATVQANMAALNRQNFSFPPDHGARVVSTILEDAELCADWQSELEDVRLSMLELREQLAAELRERTGSDRFDFIARHRGMFSRLGVTPQQVDQLREEYGIYMTADSRVNIAGLNSQTVPLLADAVAEVIAES, encoded by the coding sequence ATGCTAGAGCAACTCAGTCCCCAGCCTGCCGACAAGATTCTGGCCCTGACCGCCGCCTTCCGCGCCGATCCCAGAGAGAACAAGATTGACCTGGGCGTGGGGGTCTACCGCAATGCCCAGGGCCTGACACCGATCAAACGGGCGGTCAAAGCTGCCGAGCGCCGCATCCTGGACACCCAGGACACCAAGGTCTATACGGAACTGACCGGCGACCCGGCCTTTCGCCGCGAACTGACTGGCCTGATTCTGGGCGCAGAGTTGGCACAGGAGCTAGAGCCACAACTGGCCAGCAGCGCCTCGGTGGGTGGGACTGGCGCGGTGCGGCTGGCGCTGGAGCTGGCGCGGGCCGCGAACCCGCAGCTGACGGTGCATTACAGCGATCCCACCTGGCCCAACCACATCACCATCTTGGAAGCGCTGGAGATTCCGCACCGGAGCTACCGCTACTTTGATGCGGCCAGTAGTGAGGTGGACCTGACCGGCATGCTGGAAGACCTGGCCCAGGTTAAAGCGGGCGACGTGGTGCTGCTGCACGGGTGTTGCCATAACCCCACCGGCGCCAACCCTACCCCGCAGCAGTGGCAACAGATTGCCGGGGTTCTGGCCCAGACCGGCGCCCTCCCGCTGGTGGACCTGGCTTACCAGGGGTTCGGAGACGGCCTGGAAGCCGACGCTTTTGCCACCCGTCTGCTGGCCCGCGAGCTGCCGGAGGTATTGATTGCCGCTTCCTGCTCCAAGAATTTTGCCATTTACCGCGAGCGCACCGGCCTGCTGATCGCCAAGTCACGGGCAGAGGGACGTGCGACGGTGCAGGCCAACATGGCGGCGCTGAACCGCCAGAATTTCTCCTTTCCGCCCGATCACGGTGCCCGGGTGGTCAGCACCATCCTGGAAGACGCAGAGTTGTGTGCCGACTGGCAGAGTGAACTGGAAGACGTGCGGCTGAGCATGCTGGAGCTGCGTGAGCAGCTGGCCGCCGAACTGCGTGAGCGCACCGGCAGCGACCGTTTCGACTTTATCGCCCGGCACCGGGGCATGTTCTCGCGCCTGGGCGTGACGCCCCAGCAGGTAGACCAGCTGCGCGAGGAATACGGCATCTATATGACGGCCGATTCCCGGGTGAACATCGCCGGGCTGAACTCCCAGACAGTTCCGCTGCTGGCCGACGCTGTGGCAGAGGTGATTGCGGAGTCCTGA
- a CDS encoding acetoacetate decarboxylase family protein: MAKQDTQLLGSANPEELKTPFFQVPTHHRAFSLGVMALPTRYTDASCVMATFEVDWDVANELIEAPDLELVRLPNGKAVMNAVFYEYRRLTNGTPYNEAGIALLVNPKGYPLPADPEEAVTLPSDRRQVGQYIVDLPVTTGPACAAGIDLWGYPKFVTEIPFALDGKNFAGKVLDPEREGEFIISLEGEAGAEQKLPDWQDLVLYSKFEDQLFRATSDTRSDEGYSAEPGNFVLKTSATSLHPMAVRIRRLIGESATPKQVAYTHHFQLRLNEGVGI, translated from the coding sequence ATGGCAAAGCAAGATACTCAGCTGCTCGGTTCTGCCAACCCCGAAGAACTCAAGACGCCGTTTTTTCAGGTGCCCACCCACCACCGGGCTTTCAGCCTGGGCGTGATGGCCCTGCCGACCCGTTACACCGACGCAAGCTGCGTGATGGCGACTTTTGAAGTGGACTGGGACGTCGCCAATGAACTGATTGAAGCGCCGGATCTGGAACTGGTCCGTCTGCCCAACGGCAAGGCAGTGATGAACGCCGTCTTTTACGAATACCGCCGCCTGACCAACGGCACGCCCTACAACGAAGCCGGAATTGCGCTGCTGGTCAACCCCAAGGGCTATCCGCTGCCGGCCGACCCCGAAGAGGCTGTGACGTTGCCTTCTGACCGCCGTCAGGTCGGCCAGTACATCGTGGACCTGCCGGTCACCACCGGCCCGGCCTGCGCCGCAGGCATCGACCTGTGGGGCTACCCCAAGTTCGTGACTGAAATCCCCTTTGCGCTGGACGGCAAGAACTTTGCCGGCAAGGTGCTGGACCCCGAGCGGGAAGGCGAGTTCATTATTTCGCTGGAAGGTGAAGCCGGCGCCGAACAGAAGCTGCCCGATTGGCAGGATCTGGTGCTATACTCCAAGTTCGAGGACCAGCTGTTCCGCGCCACGTCCGACACACGCAGTGACGAAGGCTACAGCGCCGAGCCGGGTAACTTCGTGCTGAAGACCTCGGCCACCTCGCTGCACCCGATGGCCGTGCGGATTCGCCGGCTGATTGGCGAAAGCGCCACGCCTAAGCAGGTCGCCTACACCCATCATTTCCAGCTGCGGCTGAACGAAGGGGTCGGTATCTGA